A genomic region of Papaver somniferum cultivar HN1 chromosome 7, ASM357369v1, whole genome shotgun sequence contains the following coding sequences:
- the LOC113294657 gene encoding glutamic acid-rich protein-like — translation MVTSGSSSDYSSISPEEDFKPSTIKTRAKENRDIPVDNQRVTYAELRKRKAEDDELEDSLRRRARIERRIAKAEDKLHASAEGVDSNSDVSEDESMWGPPEREIKPDRYTREIEKPTRADPEAEREEEAGWDTYEEYIHPDIVNGPDSDSDEEREEDSAEDDDDGPDDSDKSNASDESD, via the coding sequence ATGGTGACTTCTGGCAGCAGCAGCGATTATTCTTCCATCTCTCCAGAAGAGGATTTCAAACCTTCCACAATCAAAACTCGAGCTAAAGAGAATCGTGATATACCCGTCGACAATCAGCGAGTCACTTATGCTGAGCTCAGGAAGAGAAAAGCTGAAGATGACGAGTTGGAGGATAGTCTACGAAGAAGAGCCCGAATTGAGCGTCGGATAGCGAAGGCTGAGGATAAGCTTCATGCTAGTGCTGAAGGTGTAGATTCAAACTCTGATGTTTCAGAGGATGAATCTATGTGGGGACCACCAGAGCGTGAAATCAAGCCGGACCGGTACACTAGAGAAATTGAGAAGCCGACCCGAGCTGATCCCGAGGCTGAGCGTGAGGAGGAAGCTGGCTGGGACACCTATGAAGAATATATTCACCCAGACATCGTCAACGGCCCTGatagtgattctgatgaagagCGTGAAGAGGATTCAGCAGAAGACGATGATGATGGGCCTGATGATTCTGACAAATCCAACGCTTCTGATGAGTCTGACTGA